In one Desulfomicrobium macestii genomic region, the following are encoded:
- a CDS encoding patatin-like phospholipase family protein, translating to MSTHSNPHLKIGLALGSGSSRGWAHIGIIRALAEQGIRPDIVCGTSVGALVGAAHVAGNLDRLEEWVRSLTRLETASFFEINSSFTGFVNTSRLRKFLQKHVVGADVRIEDLELQYGSVATSLESGREIWFTKGPMLEAVWASISLPGLFPAIRHEGRWLVDGGLVNPVPVSVCRALGADVVIAVNLNGDIVGKHLEKTPKKEKRNGMAEAFSNLVKEYAGSLFSFTEEEDEPPGLFDAIAGSVNIAQERITRSRLAGDPPEILFTPKLSHIGLLEFFRAEEAIEEGRKCVAPMLPEIEQLLQRT from the coding sequence ATGAGCACACATTCCAATCCCCATCTCAAGATCGGCCTTGCCCTGGGCAGCGGCTCATCGCGTGGCTGGGCCCACATCGGCATCATCAGGGCTCTGGCGGAACAGGGCATAAGGCCCGACATCGTCTGCGGAACCTCTGTCGGAGCCCTTGTCGGCGCGGCCCACGTCGCAGGCAACCTGGACAGGCTCGAAGAATGGGTCCGCTCCCTGACACGGCTTGAGACCGCAAGCTTCTTTGAAATCAATTCCTCCTTCACGGGATTCGTGAACACCTCCAGGCTACGCAAATTTCTGCAGAAGCACGTGGTCGGGGCGGATGTACGCATCGAGGACCTTGAGCTGCAATACGGCTCCGTGGCCACCAGCCTGGAATCGGGCCGGGAGATATGGTTCACCAAGGGGCCGATGCTGGAGGCCGTGTGGGCTTCCATCTCCCTGCCGGGGCTGTTCCCGGCCATCCGGCATGAAGGCCGCTGGCTCGTGGACGGCGGCCTGGTCAACCCGGTGCCGGTCTCGGTCTGCCGCGCCCTCGGGGCCGACGTGGTCATAGCCGTCAACCTCAATGGCGACATCGTGGGCAAGCATCTGGAAAAGACGCCAAAAAAGGAAAAAAGAAACGGCATGGCCGAAGCGTTCTCGAATCTGGTCAAGGAATACGCAGGCTCTCTCTTTTCCTTTACCGAAGAGGAAGACGAACCCCCGGGACTTTTCGACGCCATCGCCGGCTCCGTGAACATCGCCCAGGAGCGCATCACACGCAGCCGCCTGGCCGGAGACCCTCCGGAGATCCTGTTCACGCCCAAGCTCTCGCACATCGGCTTGCTTGAGTTCTTCAGGGCCGAGGAGGCCATCGAAGAGGGCAGAAAATGCGTCGCGCCCATGCTGCCCGAAATCGAGCAGCTGCTGCAGAGAACGTAA
- a CDS encoding DMT family protein, with product MRFYLTTIILLSLSNIFMTFAWYGHLRNLSQTPWIIAAFASWGIALMEYLLQVPANRIGHQVMNIGQLKILQECIALSVFIPFSILYMKEKPGMDYVWAGLCILGAAFFMFRKKLMGA from the coding sequence ATGCGCTTTTATCTCACCACCATCATCCTGCTGTCGCTCAGCAACATCTTCATGACCTTTGCCTGGTACGGGCACCTGCGCAACCTGTCGCAGACCCCCTGGATCATAGCGGCGTTCGCCAGCTGGGGCATCGCGCTCATGGAATACCTGCTCCAGGTCCCGGCCAACCGCATCGGCCACCAGGTCATGAACATCGGCCAGCTCAAGATTCTGCAAGAGTGCATCGCCCTGTCCGTCTTCATCCCCTTCTCCATCCTGTACATGAAGGAGAAGCCGGGCATGGACTATGTCTGGGCCGGGCTGTGCATCCTTGGCGCGGCCTTCTTCATGTTCCGCAAGAAACTCATGGGCGCATGA
- a CDS encoding nitroreductase family protein: MKYPSPYAPDFSNRDPLTGVAEDFPTRWSPRSFVKTAIPAEDLEVIFDAARWAPSAYNEQPWNILTSTDETFETFLGLLVEANRKWAVNASLIGFMVARRNFTQSGKPNPTALYDCGSAWMSLTLQARKLGLYTHGMSGIRRDAIYEAFGIDRDDFEVVAGFTIGVLDLKENLGKPYVDWESPSPRKPLAEIWKQGVW, from the coding sequence ATGAAATACCCGTCCCCCTATGCTCCCGATTTCAGCAATCGCGATCCCCTGACAGGCGTGGCCGAAGACTTCCCGACCCGCTGGTCCCCGCGTTCCTTCGTAAAGACCGCCATTCCCGCCGAAGACCTTGAAGTCATCTTCGATGCGGCCCGCTGGGCGCCTTCGGCTTACAACGAGCAGCCCTGGAACATCCTGACCTCCACGGACGAGACCTTCGAGACCTTCCTTGGCCTTTTGGTCGAAGCCAACCGGAAGTGGGCCGTGAACGCGTCCCTCATCGGCTTCATGGTCGCCCGCAGGAATTTCACCCAGTCCGGCAAGCCCAATCCCACGGCATTGTACGATTGCGGCTCGGCCTGGATGTCCCTGACCCTGCAGGCCAGAAAGCTCGGCCTCTACACCCACGGCATGTCCGGGATCAGAAGAGACGCCATTTACGAGGCTTTCGGCATCGACAGGGATGACTTTGAAGTCGTGGCCGGATTCACCATCGGCGTCCTTGATCTGAAGGAAAATCTGGGCAAACCGTATGTCGACTGGGAAAGCCCATCCCCGCGCAAGCCCCTGGCCGAGATCTGGAAACAGGGCGTCTGGTAG
- the purE gene encoding 5-(carboxyamino)imidazole ribonucleotide mutase, translating to MAPSVGVIMGSSSDWETMQHCSRTLEMLMVPHETQVVSAHRTPGLLFEYASGAEARGLRVIIAGAGGAAHLPGMAAAMTLLPVIGVPVRSKALSGMDSLLSIAQMPAGVPVGTMAIGRAGAVNAALLAAAILAPQHPEIREALAEYRRRQTQAVLDNPVPGDPL from the coding sequence ATGGCCCCTTCAGTTGGTGTCATCATGGGATCTTCCTCGGACTGGGAGACAATGCAGCACTGTTCCCGGACCCTTGAAATGCTGATGGTCCCGCACGAGACGCAGGTGGTTTCCGCGCACAGGACCCCGGGCCTGCTTTTTGAATACGCTTCCGGGGCCGAGGCGCGCGGTCTGCGCGTGATCATTGCCGGGGCCGGAGGCGCGGCCCACCTGCCGGGCATGGCGGCGGCCATGACTCTGCTCCCGGTCATAGGAGTGCCTGTGCGCTCCAAGGCCTTAAGCGGTATGGACTCCCTGCTTTCCATCGCCCAGATGCCGGCGGGGGTGCCGGTGGGAACCATGGCCATCGGAAGGGCCGGAGCCGTCAACGCAGCCCTGCTGGCTGCTGCCATCCTCGCCCCGCAGCATCCAGAGATCCGTGAGGCTTTGGCGGAGTATCGGCGCAGGCAGACACAGGCCGTCCTGGACAATCCCGTGCCGGGAGATCCGCTATGA
- a CDS encoding 2-oxoacid:acceptor oxidoreductase family protein, which translates to MSAVKAMCVAEAGKGVVIQGNMAFAVGCVRAGIHAADGYPGTPSTEVIDKGLSQVQDMITVGWSVNEAVAAGVGFGHTLAGSDCVVTMKIPGLFQAADVITSAAFYTGQRGSLVYYIASDYTPSSTQHLVDPRYMLKSCCIPVFEPRNHQEMHEAARIAADLGRQFNTPVAVIASGVLCHSEGLVRLMETATREKAPLPEKMSDFITLPVRARMFHDQVRTSRIPALRGMVEESPLNVLTRGDGKIGIITHGVNDLFVEEVRAATGKNVDVLSLGFTYPLPMDLIRRFCESIDGPVYVIEDGYRFIQEAIQAEGIAVQGKGADETVTEWTPALISARLGLAEPAGKSAVASLPRPPMICAGCPYRLFGQIVGKMRKKGKLEAVFGDIGCNTLLHFLNAMDTALAMGASEAKRLGYVLSRPEAASKCLAVLGDGTECHSGMDATRNTIFRNIPGVKVILNNEWTAMTGGQPSPTSPANLAGDPNVFDLNASLKAHGANVVEVSGYDKKALEKALKNALAAAETGTFTTLVVTGVCIRKMPKESYGVKMAVDPELCIRCGMCQICSGIEADAEGLPFFNNICTGCVSQNPACAQMCPKGAIAPAKDQSACGLTSCPDLPVPPESIDLPATGGLPAFLSVAIRGVGGQGNLFFGRVLTQLAYLLGYDKQNIVKGETHGMAQMGGPVISTFACGAVHSPVLMPGTTQCLVCMERSEVFRPGFLDMLKPGGTVILADTAIMPPLFKAENYPTVEAVREALSGYKVIDVDVLATALGLGDPTGRSANVVMIGVLSTLAPFDSFPNEYWLQALKNVSPKPAIWQANYAAFLAGRELGVK; encoded by the coding sequence ATGAGTGCAGTGAAGGCGATGTGTGTCGCAGAGGCGGGCAAGGGTGTGGTCATTCAGGGCAACATGGCTTTTGCCGTGGGCTGCGTGAGGGCCGGAATCCACGCAGCGGACGGTTATCCCGGGACGCCCAGCACCGAGGTCATCGACAAGGGCCTCTCCCAGGTCCAGGACATGATCACCGTGGGCTGGTCCGTGAACGAGGCCGTGGCGGCGGGAGTGGGATTCGGCCATACCCTGGCCGGTAGCGACTGTGTCGTGACCATGAAGATTCCGGGCCTGTTCCAGGCCGCCGACGTGATCACGAGCGCCGCCTTCTATACCGGCCAGCGCGGCAGTCTGGTCTATTACATCGCCAGCGATTACACGCCGAGCTCCACCCAGCATCTGGTCGACCCGCGCTACATGCTCAAAAGTTGCTGCATTCCGGTCTTCGAGCCGCGCAACCACCAGGAGATGCACGAGGCGGCCCGCATCGCGGCGGATCTTGGACGGCAGTTCAACACGCCCGTGGCCGTCATCGCCAGCGGAGTGCTCTGTCACAGCGAGGGCCTGGTGCGCCTGATGGAAACGGCCACGCGCGAAAAGGCTCCCCTGCCCGAGAAAATGAGCGATTTCATCACCCTGCCCGTGCGTGCGCGGATGTTTCATGATCAGGTCCGCACCTCCCGCATCCCGGCCCTGCGCGGGATGGTCGAGGAGAGCCCGCTCAATGTCCTGACCAGAGGCGACGGCAAGATCGGCATCATCACCCACGGCGTGAACGACCTCTTCGTGGAGGAGGTCCGGGCCGCCACGGGAAAGAACGTGGATGTCCTGTCGCTGGGCTTCACCTATCCCCTGCCCATGGATCTCATCCGTCGCTTCTGCGAAAGCATCGACGGTCCCGTTTACGTCATCGAGGACGGCTATCGCTTCATCCAGGAAGCTATCCAGGCCGAAGGAATCGCGGTTCAGGGCAAGGGCGCGGACGAGACCGTCACCGAATGGACCCCGGCACTTATCTCCGCCCGTCTTGGTCTGGCCGAGCCGGCCGGAAAATCCGCGGTGGCCAGCCTGCCGCGTCCGCCCATGATCTGCGCGGGCTGTCCGTACCGTCTTTTCGGCCAGATCGTCGGCAAGATGCGCAAGAAGGGCAAGCTTGAAGCGGTGTTCGGCGATATCGGCTGCAACACCCTGCTGCACTTTCTGAACGCCATGGACACCGCCCTGGCCATGGGCGCCAGCGAAGCCAAGCGGCTGGGCTATGTTCTGTCCAGGCCCGAGGCCGCGAGCAAATGCCTGGCCGTGCTCGGCGACGGCACGGAGTGTCACAGCGGCATGGACGCGACCCGCAACACGATTTTCAGGAACATCCCCGGCGTCAAGGTCATCCTGAACAACGAATGGACCGCCATGACCGGCGGCCAGCCTTCGCCCACTTCTCCCGCCAACCTGGCCGGGGATCCCAATGTCTTCGACCTGAATGCAAGCCTGAAGGCGCACGGGGCCAATGTGGTCGAGGTCAGCGGCTATGACAAGAAAGCCCTGGAAAAAGCGCTCAAGAACGCTCTTGCGGCCGCCGAGACCGGCACCTTCACCACCCTTGTGGTCACGGGCGTGTGCATCCGCAAGATGCCCAAGGAGTCTTACGGCGTCAAAATGGCCGTGGACCCGGAATTGTGCATCCGCTGCGGCATGTGCCAGATCTGCTCCGGCATAGAGGCCGACGCCGAGGGCCTGCCCTTCTTCAACAACATCTGCACCGGCTGTGTGAGCCAGAACCCGGCCTGCGCCCAGATGTGCCCCAAGGGCGCCATCGCCCCGGCCAAGGATCAGAGCGCCTGCGGCCTGACCAGCTGTCCGGATCTGCCCGTTCCGCCCGAGTCCATCGACCTGCCCGCCACCGGCGGCTTGCCCGCCTTCTTGTCCGTGGCCATCCGTGGCGTCGGCGGCCAGGGCAATCTCTTCTTCGGCCGGGTGCTGACCCAGCTCGCGTACCTGCTCGGCTACGACAAGCAGAACATCGTCAAGGGCGAGACCCACGGCATGGCCCAGATGGGCGGCCCGGTCATCAGCACTTTCGCCTGCGGCGCGGTCCACTCCCCCGTGCTCATGCCCGGCACCACCCAGTGCCTGGTCTGCATGGAGCGCAGCGAAGTGTTCCGTCCCGGCTTCCTGGACATGCTGAAGCCCGGCGGCACGGTCATCCTGGCCGACACGGCCATCATGCCCCCGCTTTTCAAGGCCGAGAACTATCCGACGGTGGAAGCCGTGCGCGAAGCCTTAAGCGGGTACAAGGTCATCGACGTCGATGTGCTCGCAACGGCCCTTGGCCTTGGCGATCCCACGGGCCGCAGCGCCAACGTGGTCATGATCGGAGTCCTGAGCACCCTGGCTCCCTTTGATTCATTCCCCAACGAGTACTGGCTGCAGGCCCTCAAGAACGTCAGCCCCAAGCCGGCCATCTGGCAGGCCAATTACGCGGCCTTCCTGGCAGGACGGGAGCTGGGTGTGAAATAG
- a CDS encoding uracil-DNA glycosylase has translation MKLLKNSPSGAVFNPWHHRDSAHDAAPGAPAVRREQLASYLGERQKATVILLAEALGYQGGHFSGIAMTSERLLLGHLRHKGLGPEMVLAGKPRRTSREDVKPDGFTEPTATIVWGAMATLGVDTRDVILWNAFPWHPYKPDKGFLSNRTPCDTEVMLGQPVLRALMAYASGARILAVGQKSAALLAAMGITAPALRHPANGGAGQFREQFGRIMKNLRR, from the coding sequence ATGAAACTTCTGAAAAACTCTCCGTCCGGGGCGGTGTTCAATCCCTGGCATCACCGGGATTCCGCGCACGACGCCGCGCCCGGCGCTCCGGCCGTGCGACGGGAGCAGCTCGCCTCCTACCTCGGTGAACGGCAAAAGGCCACGGTCATTCTTCTGGCCGAGGCCCTGGGCTATCAGGGCGGGCATTTCTCGGGCATCGCCATGACCTCCGAGCGCCTGCTTCTGGGACACCTGCGCCACAAGGGCCTTGGCCCCGAAATGGTCCTGGCGGGCAAGCCCCGGCGCACCAGCCGCGAGGACGTGAAGCCGGACGGCTTCACCGAACCCACGGCCACCATCGTCTGGGGGGCCATGGCGACGCTTGGCGTGGACACGCGCGACGTGATCCTGTGGAACGCCTTTCCCTGGCATCCCTACAAGCCGGACAAGGGTTTCCTGAGCAACCGCACCCCCTGCGACACGGAGGTCATGCTCGGACAGCCCGTGCTGCGGGCGCTCATGGCCTACGCCTCCGGGGCCCGGATTCTGGCCGTGGGGCAAAAATCCGCCGCGCTGCTTGCGGCCATGGGCATCACCGCCCCGGCCCTCCGGCATCCGGCCAACGGCGGAGCCGGTCAGTTCAGGGAGCAGTTCGGGCGGATCATGAAAAATCTCCGGAGATGA
- a CDS encoding LysE family translocator, whose translation MIDIMHYPLFIITAVTLNLYPGPDTLYILSRSTTQGRAAGIASALGISSGCVIHALLGALGLAAVVMASATAYQMIKWAGAAYLVYLGLTMIWSRPEGASHAGPKRQSPGRIYIQGVITCVLNPKVALFFLALIPQFIAPGAAHPGLSFLALGLTFVATSTIWSLVLAVAAGALHRRLTGGSGAIRLRRLGGGLLVGLGARLAFSD comes from the coding sequence ATGATCGACATCATGCATTACCCGCTTTTCATCATCACCGCTGTGACCCTGAATCTCTATCCCGGTCCGGACACCCTCTACATACTGAGCCGCAGCACAACGCAAGGCCGCGCAGCGGGCATCGCCTCAGCCCTTGGGATCTCCAGCGGATGCGTGATCCACGCGCTGCTCGGGGCCCTGGGACTGGCCGCCGTGGTCATGGCCTCGGCCACGGCCTATCAGATGATCAAATGGGCCGGAGCGGCGTACCTCGTCTATCTCGGCCTGACCATGATATGGTCGCGCCCCGAAGGAGCGTCCCATGCCGGACCCAAAAGGCAATCCCCGGGCCGCATCTATATCCAGGGCGTGATCACCTGCGTGCTCAATCCCAAGGTGGCGCTCTTCTTCCTGGCCCTCATCCCGCAATTCATCGCGCCGGGTGCCGCCCATCCCGGCCTGTCCTTTCTGGCGCTGGGCTTGACCTTCGTCGCCACCAGCACGATCTGGAGCCTTGTCTTGGCCGTGGCCGCAGGAGCATTGCACCGGCGGCTGACCGGCGGTTCGGGCGCCATCCGGCTCAGACGCCTGGGCGGAGGACTGCTCGTCGGACTCGGGGCACGGCTGGCTTTTTCCGACTAG
- the ptrA gene encoding pitrilysin, with protein sequence MPILRFVLFFLFIATQALAAQVRVSDTDYRAYRALTLDSGLQVLLVQDERASKAAAALALPVGSLDNPDSQPGLAHYLEHMLFLGSKSYPGPEEYQSFITRNGGQTNAATGYTSTTYMMEVDPPAFAEALRRMADTLAHPRLDPVYADKERNAVNAEMESKKHSDGRRLAMLTLSTLNPEHPGTRFTGGNLETLSDKPGSLLHEELVRFHATWYSANLMKGVLYGPQSLDELEALARRELAVIPDRQAKVVVPTAPPATDNEKGVIIGVRPVRETRSLSIDFVLPQALDDYRTKPMQVVSAVLGTETSHSLIEVLRDKGLALSLSAGGDTTSLRNGVTLSLYVQLTEEGDRRRDEVLATIFAYFDLLRTQGLNQAYFDQLRRIWDMEFRFAPLTSGFDYVASAARRMLLHPVEDVNFGFYRLDSYDREAVNTVIEALRPENARIFQVGPDQPVDREAFFYQTPYSTRPVNADDISRWAGLSAGMDLRLPDLNPFLPDNFSLVAPKGDARPRELADRPGLSLWHAHSAFRQEPRAILMTRLQSTRFASTIEQTAQQGVLLELWDQKQAGLRYQAIEAGLGLSISGDEGVVIRIDGFSQHQTDLLPRVLGFLEQETTPEDFEQARAEQLRELANMEKQGLFGQAMSAMRNLLKAPSWDHRALEEATKGLTLTDFRQYLSAVRRDMRLTVFGFGNVTEDALQRLTADLEQFVGPEAGAPPTATRIAPRQGVTADYRKHSVLEDSALVELFLDPAPGPNAKARMLLLEGLLSTRFYSRLRTEEQLGYVATSFPVMFAHNAGIGFGVQSPVQGTAGLADRFESFYFRALEQMRGVTKEEFEDVRQGVLASLTKSPDTLEEEFGWLETDLRLGNRNFDSRDLLVDALKKITLPEVVRAYETMVLGPGGTRALIQIQGSRFSDFGWARKLDARPVEQPEDFHKLMGLQRYQGL encoded by the coding sequence ATGCCCATATTGCGTTTTGTTCTTTTCTTCCTGTTCATCGCCACCCAGGCCCTTGCGGCCCAGGTGCGCGTTTCTGACACGGATTACCGCGCCTACCGGGCCCTGACCCTGGATTCGGGCCTTCAGGTGCTGCTGGTGCAGGACGAGCGCGCCTCCAAGGCCGCCGCCGCCCTGGCCCTGCCCGTGGGCAGCCTCGATAACCCGGACTCCCAGCCCGGACTGGCCCATTATCTGGAGCATATGCTCTTTCTGGGCTCCAAGTCCTATCCCGGCCCCGAGGAGTACCAGTCCTTCATCACCAGAAACGGCGGCCAGACCAATGCGGCCACGGGCTACACCTCCACCACGTACATGATGGAGGTAGATCCGCCCGCCTTTGCCGAAGCCCTGCGGCGCATGGCCGACACCCTGGCCCACCCGAGGCTTGACCCGGTCTATGCGGACAAGGAGCGAAACGCCGTCAACGCCGAGATGGAATCCAAGAAGCACAGCGACGGCCGACGCCTGGCCATGCTGACGCTCTCGACCCTGAACCCCGAGCATCCCGGCACCCGCTTCACGGGCGGAAATCTGGAGACCCTGTCCGACAAGCCGGGCAGCCTCCTGCACGAGGAACTGGTGCGCTTCCACGCCACTTGGTACTCGGCGAACCTGATGAAAGGCGTGCTCTACGGGCCCCAGAGCCTGGACGAACTGGAAGCCCTGGCCAGACGGGAACTCGCCGTGATCCCCGACCGCCAGGCCAAGGTGGTCGTTCCCACGGCGCCTCCGGCCACGGACAACGAAAAGGGCGTGATCATCGGGGTGCGTCCCGTGCGCGAGACCCGCAGCCTGAGCATCGATTTCGTCCTGCCCCAGGCCCTGGACGACTACCGCACCAAGCCCATGCAGGTCGTGTCCGCCGTGCTCGGCACGGAGACCTCGCATTCCCTGATCGAGGTCCTGCGCGACAAGGGCCTGGCGCTGTCCTTGAGCGCCGGCGGCGATACCACCAGTCTTCGCAACGGCGTGACCCTGTCCCTCTACGTGCAACTCACCGAAGAGGGCGACAGGCGCCGCGACGAGGTCCTGGCCACGATCTTTGCCTACTTCGACCTGCTGCGCACCCAGGGCCTGAATCAGGCCTATTTCGATCAACTGCGGCGCATCTGGGACATGGAATTCCGCTTCGCCCCCCTGACCAGCGGCTTCGACTATGTCGCCTCCGCCGCCAGGCGGATGCTCCTGCACCCGGTCGAGGATGTAAATTTCGGTTTCTATCGCCTGGATTCCTACGACCGCGAGGCCGTAAACACCGTGATCGAGGCGCTGCGGCCCGAAAACGCGCGGATCTTCCAGGTCGGCCCGGACCAGCCCGTGGACAGGGAGGCTTTTTTCTACCAGACGCCGTACAGCACAAGACCCGTCAATGCAGACGACATCTCCCGCTGGGCCGGGCTTTCCGCCGGGATGGACCTGCGCCTTCCGGACCTCAACCCCTTCCTGCCGGACAATTTCTCCCTGGTCGCGCCCAAGGGCGACGCACGGCCCCGCGAGCTCGCGGACAGACCCGGCCTCTCCCTCTGGCACGCCCACTCCGCATTCCGCCAGGAGCCAAGGGCCATCCTCATGACCCGGTTACAGTCCACGCGATTCGCTTCCACCATCGAACAAACGGCCCAGCAGGGCGTGCTGCTCGAACTGTGGGACCAGAAGCAGGCGGGCCTGCGCTATCAAGCCATCGAGGCGGGGCTCGGACTGTCGATATCCGGGGACGAAGGTGTCGTGATCCGCATCGACGGCTTCAGCCAGCACCAGACCGACCTCTTGCCCCGGGTGCTGGGCTTCCTGGAACAGGAAACAACGCCGGAAGACTTTGAACAGGCCAGGGCGGAACAGCTGCGCGAGCTTGCCAACATGGAAAAGCAGGGTCTGTTCGGCCAGGCCATGAGCGCAATGCGCAATCTTCTCAAGGCTCCGTCGTGGGATCATCGGGCGCTCGAAGAGGCGACAAAGGGACTGACCCTGACGGACTTCCGCCAATACCTGAGCGCCGTGCGCCGGGATATGCGTCTCACGGTCTTTGGCTTCGGCAACGTCACGGAAGATGCCCTGCAAAGGCTGACGGCGGACCTTGAGCAGTTTGTCGGCCCCGAAGCCGGCGCACCTCCGACGGCCACGCGCATCGCGCCCAGGCAGGGCGTGACGGCGGATTATCGCAAGCACAGCGTGCTGGAGGACAGCGCGCTGGTCGAACTCTTCCTCGACCCCGCGCCCGGCCCAAACGCCAAGGCGCGCATGCTGCTCCTTGAGGGGCTCCTGTCCACCCGCTTCTACAGCCGGCTGCGCACCGAGGAGCAGCTGGGCTACGTGGCGACGAGCTTTCCGGTCATGTTCGCGCACAATGCCGGGATCGGATTCGGCGTGCAAAGCCCGGTGCAGGGCACGGCGGGTCTGGCGGACAGATTTGAATCCTTCTACTTCCGGGCGCTCGAACAGATGCGCGGAGTGACAAAAGAGGAATTCGAAGACGTGCGTCAGGGCGTGCTGGCCTCGTTGACCAAGAGCCCGGACACCCTGGAAGAGGAGTTCGGCTGGCTTGAAACGGACCTGCGCCTGGGCAACCGGAACTTCGACAGCCGCGACCTGCTGGTGGATGCCCTGAAGAAAATCACCCTGCCCGAGGTCGTGCGCGCCTACGAGACCATGGTCCTTGGCCCCGGCGGCACGCGGGCCCTGATCCAGATCCAGGGTTCGCGCTTCAGCGACTTCGGCTGGGCGCGCAAACTGGACGCAAGGCCGGTCGAGCAACCCGAAGACTTCCACAAACTCATGGGCCTGCAGCGCTATCAGGGCCTCTAG
- a CDS encoding 5-(carboxyamino)imidazole ribonucleotide synthase, giving the protein MIIGVLGGGQLARMLALAGLPLGFDFVFYDPAPAPCVASLGEHLRGEYSDRVMLSRFARQVDVITYESENIPIECVEFLSLITPVHPGAQALTCSGDRLREKGIFQELGIPAPAFRAVDSLSALNEAIGEIGLPAVLKTRTLGYDGKGQFVLRSRDDVGRAWEMLGGFSLVLESLVAFDREISVLGVRDQAGKILFYPLSENVHHDGVLRFSRSRPRDPMQKSAEELAGKLLRHLDYVGVLALELFQVGSMLLANEMAPRVHNSGHWTIEGAMTSQFENHLRAIAGLPLGKTSVTGHSAMVNFIGRQPDLAGLLALRGLHVHLYGKAERPGRKVGHATLWSGSGASFEEGCRTLRSLL; this is encoded by the coding sequence ATGATCATCGGCGTGCTCGGAGGCGGCCAGCTTGCGCGCATGCTCGCCCTGGCGGGCCTGCCCCTGGGCTTTGATTTCGTGTTCTACGACCCCGCGCCTGCTCCGTGCGTCGCCTCTCTTGGCGAACATTTGCGCGGGGAATATTCCGACCGCGTCATGCTCTCCCGATTTGCCCGGCAGGTGGACGTCATCACCTACGAGTCCGAGAACATTCCCATTGAGTGTGTTGAATTTCTTTCGCTGATCACGCCTGTGCACCCTGGCGCGCAGGCATTGACCTGCTCCGGCGACAGACTGCGCGAGAAAGGGATTTTTCAGGAGCTGGGCATTCCCGCCCCGGCGTTCAGGGCGGTGGATTCTTTGTCGGCGCTGAACGAGGCGATCGGGGAAATCGGTCTGCCCGCCGTGCTGAAGACCCGCACCCTCGGCTATGACGGAAAGGGGCAGTTCGTGTTGCGCAGCCGTGACGATGTCGGCAGGGCTTGGGAGATGTTAGGCGGTTTTTCCCTGGTGCTGGAGAGTCTGGTCGCGTTCGATCGCGAAATCTCTGTTCTCGGGGTTCGGGACCAGGCGGGAAAGATCCTGTTTTATCCGCTCAGCGAGAACGTCCATCATGACGGGGTGTTGCGGTTTTCCAGGAGCCGCCCTCGCGATCCGATGCAAAAGTCGGCGGAGGAGCTGGCCGGAAAACTGCTCCGGCATCTGGATTATGTGGGAGTGCTGGCCCTGGAATTGTTTCAGGTCGGGTCCATGCTGCTGGCCAACGAGATGGCGCCGCGAGTGCACAATTCCGGCCACTGGACCATCGAGGGGGCCATGACGAGCCAGTTCGAGAATCATTTGCGGGCCATCGCGGGGCTGCCCTTGGGCAAGACTTCCGTTACCGGGCATTCGGCCATGGTCAATTTTATCGGAAGACAGCCTGATCTGGCAGGACTGTTGGCGCTGCGCGGTCTGCATGTCCACCTTTACGGCAAGGCGGAACGCCCCGGGCGCAAAGTCGGACACGCCACGCTGTGGAGCGGAAGCGGGGCCTCTTTCGAGGAGGGGTGCAGGACCCTGCGGTCGTTGCTGTGA